The proteins below come from a single Brevinematales bacterium genomic window:
- a CDS encoding putative CRISPR-associated protein, producing MKKLITTVGTSIFENYVKLTKDASIKDTIDHLSTQTYYDQQGNSRESSETMRTNVVRNKLKQYIQKQSSLDSISAELKSISKIIDIELKNGEREFLIYLLSSDTLSGRLASELVEKALHQTYDNNSKGVEIRKIEVKVIQHLQVIDQKKFNRGMANLISEVYSIVEEYWDNVIINITGGYKSSIPFLTILGQLNGCDIYYIYENTDTLIKIPKMPISSKCFDICKIDRYYSYFEKLDKGLDDRGEIAKILSSSFYEDFSFVVWHYQEKDGELMELNPIGKILFEKYKENVHYFWSNDNVVNKILSSKGLLDILDKFFNKQIRISKTEHKGNHMVYDDGNNPIRIFYYYVNNQLSKNEELCIYEAFDNHDKYIRYLEDNPQVPQGVCSKKYKYYADSYVKDFDCSLSRSIVEVEIK from the coding sequence ATGAAAAAGTTGATAACAACAGTTGGAACATCAATATTTGAGAATTATGTTAAACTTACTAAAGATGCTTCAATAAAAGATACAATTGATCATCTTTCTACGCAAACCTACTACGATCAGCAAGGGAATTCCAGGGAAAGTTCTGAAACCATGAGGACTAATGTTGTTAGAAACAAGTTGAAACAATATATACAGAAGCAATCCAGTCTAGACTCAATTTCAGCAGAATTAAAGAGTATATCCAAGATAATTGATATTGAACTAAAGAATGGAGAAAGAGAATTCCTTATATACCTTCTATCTTCTGATACATTATCAGGTCGGTTAGCATCTGAACTTGTAGAGAAAGCTTTACATCAAACCTACGACAACAACTCTAAAGGAGTAGAAATTCGGAAGATAGAAGTAAAAGTTATTCAACATCTGCAGGTTATAGATCAGAAGAAGTTTAACAGGGGTATGGCAAACCTGATAAGTGAAGTATATAGCATAGTAGAGGAATACTGGGATAATGTAATCATTAACATAACTGGCGGATACAAGTCTTCTATACCGTTTCTAACAATACTTGGGCAACTCAACGGTTGTGACATCTACTACATCTACGAAAATACTGATACTTTGATAAAGATACCAAAAATGCCTATCTCAAGTAAGTGTTTTGATATTTGTAAAATAGACAGATACTATTCTTATTTTGAGAAGTTAGATAAGGGATTAGATGACAGAGGTGAGATAGCAAAAATACTATCCTCTAGTTTTTACGAAGACTTTTCTTTCGTAGTTTGGCATTACCAAGAAAAAGATGGTGAGTTGATGGAACTTAATCCTATTGGTAAGATACTATTTGAGAAATACAAAGAGAATGTTCATTATTTCTGGTCAAATGACAATGTGGTAAATAAGATACTATCTTCTAAAGGACTTCTAGATATTCTTGACAAATTCTTTAATAAACAGATTAGAATCTCAAAAACTGAACACAAGGGTAATCATATGGTTTATGATGATGGTAATAATCCTATTAGGATATTCTACTACTATGTAAATAATCAACTTAGTAAGAATGAAGAGTTATGTATATACGAAGCTTTTGACAATCATGACAAGTATATAAGATACCTAGAAGACAATCCACAGGTTCCACAAGGAGTTTGTAGTAAGAAGTATAAATACTATGCTGATTCCTATGTGAAAGATTTTGATTGTAGTCTTTCACGAAGTATAGTTGAAGTAGAAATTAAATAG
- the cmr4 gene encoding type III-B CRISPR module RAMP protein Cmr4, which translates to MFKEKKIMFLIAETPVHAGSGSEVGVIDLPIQRERHTNFPKIESSGLKGCLRDAFRDSGVEQTIINAIFGPESSGDYAGAMAVTDARILLFPVKSLKGVFAWITCPMVIERFVRDLMMINKNTKPENPTDELQIPINEFASLDNSPGAKITSRCGVLINSENSKKIVLEEFSIEVKDSESKEADKVAEWLSKNIFPSDPSYEFWRSKLNNDLVIVDNDTFAQFVSNSTEVVTRVRISDKTGTAEEGGLWIEEYLPQDTILYSLVMFTDARNPGSQPNNGSNLHNTFVSKLSEIGVIQVGGNATTGKGFVRVNFYPHQNQNK; encoded by the coding sequence ATGTTTAAAGAAAAGAAGATTATGTTTCTGATTGCCGAGACTCCCGTTCATGCGGGGAGTGGCAGTGAAGTAGGGGTCATTGACCTACCTATCCAGAGAGAAAGACACACCAACTTTCCAAAGATTGAGAGTTCTGGACTGAAAGGATGTTTGAGAGATGCATTTAGAGATTCTGGTGTAGAACAGACAATAATTAATGCGATATTCGGTCCTGAAAGTAGTGGAGATTATGCTGGTGCAATGGCGGTAACTGATGCTAGAATACTACTCTTCCCTGTAAAATCCTTAAAGGGAGTTTTTGCTTGGATTACTTGCCCGATGGTCATTGAGAGGTTTGTTAGGGATCTTATGATGATAAACAAGAACACGAAACCTGAAAATCCTACTGACGAACTTCAAATTCCTATTAACGAGTTTGCAAGTCTTGATAATTCTCCAGGAGCAAAGATTACTAGTAGGTGTGGAGTATTGATAAACTCTGAAAACTCTAAAAAGATAGTTCTAGAAGAGTTTTCAATTGAGGTAAAAGACTCTGAATCTAAAGAGGCTGACAAAGTTGCAGAATGGTTATCTAAAAACATTTTTCCAAGCGATCCATCTTATGAATTTTGGAGGTCAAAATTGAATAATGATTTGGTGATAGTGGATAATGACACTTTCGCCCAATTTGTCAGTAATTCAACAGAGGTAGTAACTAGGGTTAGAATTTCTGATAAAACTGGAACTGCTGAAGAAGGCGGATTATGGATAGAAGAATATCTTCCACAGGATACCATTCTATATTCGTTAGTTATGTTTACAGATGCAAGAAATCCTGGGAGTCAACCTAATAATGGTTCCAATCTACATAATACTTTTGTATCTAAGCTGTCTGAAATTGGGGTTATCCAGGTTGGGGGAAATGCTACTACTGGTAAAGGGTTCGTTAGAGTAAATTTTTATCCGCATCAAAATCAAAATAAATAA
- the cmr5 gene encoding type III-B CRISPR module-associated protein Cmr5 codes for MSEQSLFSKIERGIAEKAYEFVKSAKRELSGKAKDYKSLVRKIPQMIMYGGLGQSIAFLYSKKSGNEVHKLLYEQFKDYFKSDIVAIRLDQSNIELIQWIISLDSYGYSIATRELMSLVKWLKRFAEGMIEG; via the coding sequence ATGAGTGAGCAGAGTCTGTTTTCAAAGATAGAAAGGGGAATAGCAGAAAAGGCTTATGAGTTTGTGAAGAGTGCTAAAAGGGAATTAAGTGGAAAAGCAAAAGATTATAAGTCTCTTGTAAGAAAAATCCCCCAGATGATAATGTACGGTGGGCTTGGTCAGAGTATTGCCTTTTTATATTCAAAAAAGAGTGGAAATGAAGTGCATAAGTTATTGTATGAGCAATTTAAGGATTATTTCAAAAGTGACATCGTGGCAATAAGACTTGATCAAAGCAACATAGAACTTATACAATGGATAATCTCCCTTGACTCATACGGATACTCTATTGCAACTCGGGAACTTATGTCATTAGTTAAATGGTTGAAAAGATTTGCGGAAGGAATGATAGAAGGATGA